Proteins encoded by one window of Candidatus Odinarchaeum yellowstonii:
- a CDS encoding transcription elongation factor Spt5 has translation MSSKKEKTTIYAVRTIIGQESSVAEIIDTKAKTMGITIPAILYSEALKGYVFIEAKDQEQVDNIITGIPHVRGKSLGKVDIKEIEHVLIKRPPTEGLGVGDTVEIIGGPFKGEKAKVTRIDAAKSEVILELLESTYPIPIKVHADYVKVIEKSGSDNAPEGFE, from the coding sequence ATGAGCAGTAAAAAAGAAAAAACCACTATATACGCTGTTCGAACAATAATAGGACAGGAGAGCAGCGTAGCGGAGATAATAGATACTAAAGCTAAGACAATGGGGATAACCATACCAGCAATTCTATACTCCGAAGCGTTAAAAGGCTATGTTTTCATAGAAGCTAAGGATCAAGAACAAGTGGATAACATTATAACAGGGATACCTCATGTACGAGGCAAAAGCCTAGGTAAAGTGGATATAAAAGAGATCGAACACGTTCTTATCAAACGGCCTCCTACGGAAGGATTGGGGGTAGGTGATACAGTGGAGATAATAGGAGGCCCGTTTAAAGGAGAGAAAGCGAAGGTGACGCGGATAGACGCTGCTAAATCAGAGGTCATTTTAGAGCTATTAGAGTCAACTTATCCCATACCGATCAAAGTTCACGCCGACTACGTTAAAGTAATTGAAAAAAGTGGTTCAGATAACGCTCCAGAAGGTTTCGAGTAA
- a CDS encoding 50S ribosomal protein L11 has protein sequence MGVKTIEALVDGGKASAGPPIGPALGPTGVNVLQVVKKINELTEPFAGLKVPVKIHVNDETKTFEIEVGTPPASALIVKALGKEKGSQKPKTDIIGDLPLEKIIEIAKAKMPSLLCDSLKSAVKTILGTCVSLGVTVNGVNPKQIIKKINDGEFDNILK, from the coding sequence ATGGGTGTTAAAACAATAGAAGCGCTTGTAGACGGCGGTAAAGCCAGTGCAGGACCCCCCATAGGGCCAGCTTTAGGCCCCACCGGAGTGAATGTTCTTCAAGTAGTTAAAAAAATAAATGAGTTAACAGAGCCGTTCGCAGGCTTAAAAGTACCGGTGAAAATACACGTCAACGATGAGACTAAAACATTTGAAATAGAAGTGGGAACGCCGCCCGCCTCCGCTTTAATAGTAAAAGCGTTAGGTAAAGAGAAGGGTAGTCAGAAACCAAAAACAGATATTATAGGTGACTTACCACTAGAGAAAATAATAGAAATAGCTAAAGCTAAAATGCCGAGTCTACTATGTGATAGCTTAAAATCAGCTGTTAAAACAATTTTGGGAACCTGCGTCAGTTTAGGTGTCACAGTAAACGGTGTTAACCCTAAACAAATAATTAAAAAAATAAATGATGGGGAATTCGACAATATATTGAAGTAA
- a CDS encoding 50S ribosomal protein L1, translated as MPVDKKELEPFIKEALTKAKKRNFLESVDLAINFKGLDMKKPENRIEADLTLPKQVRRSPKICVIATGDLAVTAKEAGVNLVLGKADLEKFGVNKKEARKVANENDFFIAQADLMPLVGKFLGPSIAPKGKMPKPGTGIVTPGVNINQIIEKLNKIVRINMKKDPIIHVKIGDRDMKEEDLAENAAAVINFVEGKLERGKQNIRSVFIKTTMGEPVKIDIGGSKK; from the coding sequence ATGCCCGTTGATAAGAAAGAACTTGAACCTTTCATCAAAGAAGCTTTAACTAAAGCTAAAAAAAGAAATTTTTTAGAGTCGGTGGATTTAGCAATTAATTTTAAAGGCTTAGACATGAAAAAACCTGAAAACCGTATAGAAGCTGATTTAACGCTTCCAAAACAAGTCCGCCGCTCGCCTAAAATATGCGTGATCGCGACAGGTGACTTAGCGGTAACAGCTAAAGAGGCGGGTGTCAACCTAGTATTAGGTAAAGCAGACTTAGAGAAATTCGGAGTTAATAAAAAAGAAGCGAGAAAAGTAGCGAATGAAAACGATTTCTTCATAGCTCAAGCTGATTTAATGCCTCTAGTAGGTAAGTTCCTAGGCCCTTCAATAGCCCCTAAAGGTAAAATGCCTAAGCCTGGAACAGGCATAGTCACCCCCGGTGTTAATATCAACCAGATAATAGAAAAATTAAATAAAATAGTTAGAATCAATATGAAGAAAGACCCGATAATTCACGTGAAAATCGGGGATCGAGACATGAAGGAAGAGGATCTGGCTGAAAACGCAGCTGCAGTCATAAATTTTGTCGAGGGAAAACTAGAGCGGGGTAAACAAAATATTAGAAGCGTGTTTATAAAAACCACGATGGGTGAGCCTGTTAAAATAGATATAGGAGGATCCAAGAAATGA
- a CDS encoding 50S ribosomal protein L10, with product MSVIAKQRPALERKKNIVQELIKLINKYNVVGLIKMENIGLKQVQNIKKKLKGLGIIKMAKNSTIRLSLINSGKPGLAKLAEYIKGPTALIFSEINGFKLMKFIKENKTKAYAKAGMKAESDIIIPAGNTGFQPGPMITELNELGLKTKVVSGTIWIAQDTTIVKAGEEISRKIAQLLVKLNIQPVSIGLELTAVYESGLILTKSDLDIDVEDIKNKIQQAYVSTYNLSLNIGYPTKENITQLILKAYMEAYNLTRNSKIILPETIEELLLTAHNEANTLYNTLKERNPNI from the coding sequence ATGAGCGTTATCGCTAAGCAGAGGCCGGCTCTAGAAAGAAAGAAGAATATTGTTCAAGAATTAATTAAGCTCATCAACAAATATAATGTAGTAGGCTTAATAAAAATGGAGAACATAGGCTTAAAACAAGTTCAAAACATAAAAAAGAAGCTTAAAGGTTTAGGTATCATTAAAATGGCGAAAAATAGTACTATCCGACTATCTTTAATTAACAGCGGTAAACCAGGTTTAGCGAAACTAGCCGAGTATATTAAAGGGCCTACAGCGCTAATCTTCTCAGAGATCAACGGGTTTAAACTCATGAAATTTATTAAAGAGAATAAGACTAAAGCCTATGCGAAGGCGGGGATGAAAGCTGAATCCGATATTATCATACCAGCGGGCAATACAGGATTCCAACCAGGACCTATGATCACGGAGCTTAATGAATTAGGATTAAAAACTAAAGTAGTCTCAGGGACCATATGGATAGCTCAAGACACAACTATTGTGAAAGCCGGGGAGGAGATAAGTAGAAAAATAGCGCAGTTACTAGTTAAATTAAACATTCAGCCGGTTAGTATAGGCTTAGAGTTAACCGCAGTTTACGAGAGTGGATTAATTTTAACTAAATCAGATTTAGATATTGACGTTGAGGATATTAAAAATAAAATTCAACAAGCATATGTTTCCACATATAACTTATCTCTAAATATAGGTTATCCTACAAAAGAGAACATCACGCAACTAATCTTGAAAGCATATATGGAAGCATATAATCTAACCAGAAACTCTAAGATTATACTACCAGAAACAATAGAAGAGCTTCTATTAACCGCTCACAATGAAGCTAATACATTATATAATACACTAAAGGAGAGAAACCCTAATATATAA